The following proteins come from a genomic window of Pseudomonas sp. Z8(2022):
- a CDS encoding peptidylprolyl isomerase has protein sequence MIKLHTNHGVITLNLFADKAPETVANFEQYVKDGHYDGTIFHRVIGNFMIQGGGFEPGMKQKPTRAPIKNEANNGVANKIGTIAMARTMEPHSASAQFFINVADNSFLNHSAPTVQGWGYAVFGEVVEGMDVVEKIKGVATTMKAGHQDVPVEDVIIEKAEIVAE, from the coding sequence ATGATCAAACTGCACACCAACCACGGCGTCATCACCCTGAACCTGTTCGCCGACAAGGCGCCGGAAACCGTGGCGAACTTCGAGCAATACGTGAAAGACGGCCACTACGACGGCACCATCTTCCACCGCGTGATCGGCAACTTCATGATCCAGGGCGGCGGTTTCGAACCGGGCATGAAGCAGAAGCCGACCCGCGCCCCGATCAAGAACGAGGCCAACAACGGCGTCGCCAACAAGATCGGCACCATTGCCATGGCCCGCACCATGGAACCGCACTCGGCCAGCGCGCAGTTCTTCATCAACGTCGCCGACAACAGCTTCCTCAACCACAGCGCGCCGACCGTTCAGGGCTGGGGCTACGCCGTATTCGGTGAAGTGGTCGAAGGCATGGACGTTGTCGAGAAGATCAAGGGCGTCGCCACCACCATGAAAGCAGGCCACCAGGACGTGCCGGTGGAAGACGTGATCATCGAGAAGGCCGAAATCGTAGCCGAGTAA
- a CDS encoding DMT family transporter, with product MNDKLKRGSLEMIAAMLISGTIGWFVLVSGQAVVDVVFWRCLIGGGVLLLVCAGLGLLRAELLGRRVLLLAVLSGVAIVGNWLLLFASYAQASIAVSTVVYNVQPFMLVGLGALFLGERITLHKLAWLVLAFIGMLAIVSAHGQGEVAGSNYLLGIALALGAALLYAVAALIVKHLSGTPPHLIALVQLLTGVLMLAPIMEWQLPQGEVAWASLATLGVVHTGLMYMLLYGAIQKLPTALTGALSFIYPVAAILVDWLAFDHWLGLLQWLGVIAILLAAAGMQQGWRFGLRARRAVRV from the coding sequence ATGAACGACAAGCTGAAACGCGGCTCGCTGGAAATGATCGCCGCAATGCTGATCTCGGGCACCATCGGATGGTTCGTGCTTGTGTCCGGCCAGGCTGTTGTCGACGTGGTGTTCTGGCGCTGCCTCATAGGTGGTGGCGTATTGCTGCTGGTTTGCGCGGGGCTAGGACTGCTGCGCGCCGAGCTCCTGGGGCGGCGTGTGCTGCTCCTGGCGGTGCTCAGCGGCGTGGCCATCGTCGGTAACTGGTTGCTGCTGTTCGCTTCTTATGCACAGGCCTCCATCGCCGTCAGTACTGTGGTGTACAACGTTCAGCCGTTCATGCTGGTGGGTCTGGGAGCGCTGTTTCTGGGGGAGCGCATCACCCTGCACAAGCTTGCCTGGCTGGTGCTGGCCTTTATCGGCATGCTGGCCATCGTCAGTGCGCATGGCCAGGGTGAGGTGGCGGGCAGCAATTACCTGCTGGGCATCGCGCTGGCGTTGGGCGCGGCGCTGCTCTATGCGGTAGCCGCATTGATCGTCAAACACCTCAGCGGTACGCCGCCGCATCTGATCGCGCTCGTCCAGCTGCTGACCGGCGTGCTGATGCTGGCCCCCATCATGGAATGGCAACTGCCGCAGGGTGAGGTGGCCTGGGCCAGTCTGGCGACTCTGGGCGTGGTACATACCGGGCTGATGTACATGCTGCTTTATGGCGCAATCCAGAAGCTGCCGACGGCGCTGACCGGCGCGCTGTCGTTCATCTATCCGGTCGCGGCGATTCTGGTCGACTGGCTGGCATTCGATCATTGGCTGGGCCTGCTGCAGTGGCTCGGTGTCATCGCCATTCTCCTTGCGGCGGCGGGCATGCAGCAGGGGTGGCGTTTCGGACTGCGGGCAAGGCGCGCCGTCAGGGTCTGA
- a CDS encoding Lrp/AsnC family transcriptional regulator, with product MTDEIDQTLIAALMEDSRRSLKALAQISGLSSPSVAERLRRLEERGVLRSYTVEIDPRHFGYQLQAIVRVRPLPGRLQEVERLIQATPQFTECDKVTGEDCFIARLHVRSMEQLDELLDRINGYAETNTAIVKKTSVPRRLPPMN from the coding sequence ATGACCGATGAAATCGATCAAACCCTGATCGCGGCGCTGATGGAAGACTCGAGACGTTCGCTCAAAGCCCTGGCGCAGATCAGTGGCCTGTCCTCCCCCAGCGTGGCCGAGCGGCTGCGCCGACTGGAGGAACGCGGAGTGCTCAGGAGTTACACCGTGGAGATCGATCCTCGCCATTTCGGCTACCAGTTGCAGGCGATCGTCCGGGTGCGGCCTCTGCCCGGCAGGCTGCAGGAGGTGGAGCGGCTGATTCAGGCCACGCCGCAGTTCACCGAATGCGACAAGGTTACCGGCGAGGACTGTTTCATCGCCCGCCTGCACGTACGCTCCATGGAGCAACTGGACGAACTGCTCGACCGCATCAATGGTTATGCCGAAACCAATACGGCCATCGTCAAGAAGACCTCGGTTCCCCGCCGACTGCCCCCCATGAACTGA
- the cysS gene encoding cysteine--tRNA ligase has protein sequence MALSIYNTLTKTKDVFRPLEGNQVRMYVCGMTVYDFCHIGHARVMVAFDVVTRWLRQRGYDVTYVRNITDIDDKIIRRANENGEPFEALVERMIAAMHEDEARLNVLRPDIEPRATQHIDGMFAMIQTLIDKGYAYAPGNGDVYYRVGKFQGYGKLSRKKIEDLKIGARIEVDEAKEDPLDFVLWKGVKPGEPSWQSPWGAGRPGWHIECSVMSTCCLGETFDIHGGGPDLVFPHHENEIAQSEAATGKLYANAWMHAGAVRVDGEKMSKSLGNFFTIREVLEKYHPEAVRYLLVSSHYRSPINYSEDSLKEAKSALERFYNGLKGLPEAAPAGGEAFVERFGAAMDDDFNSPEACAVLFEMIREVNRLRESDVQGAAGLAAQLKQLAGVLGVLQLEPETFLQAGAAGKVDAAEVEALIAARLQARADKNWAESDRIRDQLTAMGVVLEDGKGGTTWRLAE, from the coding sequence ATGGCACTGAGCATTTACAACACCCTGACCAAGACCAAGGACGTCTTCCGGCCGCTGGAAGGCAACCAGGTGCGCATGTACGTGTGCGGCATGACCGTGTACGACTTCTGCCACATCGGTCACGCCCGGGTGATGGTCGCCTTCGACGTGGTCACCCGCTGGCTGCGTCAGCGCGGCTATGACGTGACCTACGTGCGCAACATCACCGACATCGACGACAAGATCATCCGCCGCGCCAACGAGAACGGCGAGCCGTTCGAGGCGCTGGTCGAGCGCATGATTGCCGCCATGCATGAAGATGAGGCGCGTCTGAACGTGCTGCGCCCGGACATCGAGCCGCGCGCCACCCAGCATATCGACGGCATGTTCGCGATGATCCAGACCCTGATCGACAAGGGTTACGCCTACGCCCCCGGCAATGGAGACGTGTACTACCGGGTCGGCAAGTTCCAGGGCTACGGCAAGCTGTCGCGCAAGAAGATCGAAGATCTGAAGATCGGCGCGCGCATCGAGGTCGACGAGGCCAAGGAAGATCCGCTGGACTTCGTGCTCTGGAAGGGCGTCAAACCGGGCGAGCCGAGCTGGCAGTCGCCCTGGGGCGCTGGCCGTCCGGGTTGGCATATCGAGTGCTCCGTGATGTCCACCTGCTGCCTGGGCGAGACCTTCGATATCCATGGCGGCGGCCCGGATCTGGTGTTCCCGCACCATGAGAACGAGATCGCGCAGAGCGAGGCAGCCACCGGCAAGCTGTACGCCAATGCCTGGATGCACGCCGGCGCGGTGCGTGTGGATGGCGAGAAGATGTCCAAGAGCCTGGGCAACTTCTTCACCATCCGCGAGGTGCTGGAGAAGTACCACCCGGAAGCGGTGCGCTATCTGCTGGTGTCCAGCCACTACCGCAGCCCGATCAACTATTCCGAAGACAGCCTCAAGGAAGCCAAGAGCGCCCTGGAGCGCTTCTACAACGGCCTGAAAGGTCTGCCGGAAGCGGCGCCTGCCGGTGGTGAAGCCTTCGTCGAGCGCTTCGGCGCAGCGATGGACGACGACTTCAACTCGCCGGAAGCCTGCGCCGTGCTGTTCGAGATGATCCGCGAGGTCAATCGCCTGCGTGAATCGGACGTACAGGGCGCTGCCGGGCTGGCCGCTCAACTCAAGCAGCTGGCGGGCGTGCTCGGTGTGCTGCAGCTGGAGCCGGAGACCTTCCTCCAGGCCGGTGCTGCCGGCAAGGTCGATGCCGCAGAAGTCGAGGCGCTGATCGCCGCGCGTCTGCAGGCCCGCGCCGACAAGAACTGGGCGGAAAGCGACCGCATCCGTGACCAGCTCACGGCCATGGGCGTAGTACTGGAAGACGGTAAGGGCGGCACCACCTGGCGTCTGGCCGAGTAA
- the ampC gene encoding class C beta-lactamase produces the protein MRPSLCPLLVTLGLCLGIQPALAELHQAVDAAVRPVMQIYDIPGMAVAISHKGQQHFFEYGVASRENAQTVDRHTLFELGSISKLFTATLGAYAEARGTLNLSDNASQYLPELQGSAFDHISLLDLATYTAGGLPLQFPDSVSDERRMLGYYRNWQAVYPPGTRRLYSNPSIGLFGHLAAASLAEPFQQLMEKELLPQLGMQESYVRIPTERMTRYAWGYRDDKAVRVSPGALNAEAYGLKSSASDMLRFIEANLHPDHLPAPLRQAISSTHRGYYRIGDMTQALGWERYAYPINLEKLQAGNSAEMALQPQPLERFSEPKPAKGDLLLNKTGSTNGFGAYILLLPARDTGLVILANRNYPNAERVRLALQLLEAIEP, from the coding sequence ATGCGCCCATCCCTTTGCCCCCTGCTCGTCACACTCGGCCTGTGTCTGGGCATTCAACCGGCACTCGCCGAGCTGCATCAGGCGGTCGATGCCGCCGTAAGGCCGGTGATGCAAATCTATGACATACCCGGCATGGCAGTCGCCATCAGTCACAAGGGGCAGCAGCACTTCTTCGAGTACGGCGTGGCATCCCGCGAAAACGCTCAGACGGTCGACCGCCATACCCTGTTCGAGCTGGGGTCGATCAGCAAGCTGTTCACCGCCACTCTCGGCGCCTACGCCGAAGCGCGTGGCACCTTGAACCTCAGCGACAATGCCAGCCAGTACCTGCCCGAACTGCAGGGCAGCGCGTTCGATCACATCAGCCTGCTGGATCTGGCCACCTACACAGCCGGCGGCCTGCCGCTGCAGTTTCCGGATTCGGTCAGCGATGAACGGCGGATGCTCGGTTACTACCGCAACTGGCAGGCGGTCTATCCGCCGGGTACACGGCGGCTGTACTCCAACCCGAGCATCGGTCTGTTCGGTCACCTGGCGGCCGCCAGCCTGGCCGAGCCGTTTCAGCAACTGATGGAGAAGGAACTGCTGCCGCAACTGGGCATGCAGGAAAGCTATGTGCGGATACCGACCGAACGGATGACACGCTATGCCTGGGGCTACCGCGACGACAAGGCAGTACGGGTAAGCCCTGGTGCCCTGAACGCCGAAGCCTACGGATTGAAGTCCAGCGCCAGCGACATGCTGCGCTTCATCGAAGCCAACCTGCACCCGGATCACCTGCCCGCACCGCTGCGCCAGGCCATCAGCTCAACCCACCGCGGTTATTACCGGATTGGCGACATGACCCAGGCCCTGGGCTGGGAACGTTATGCCTACCCCATCAACCTGGAGAAGCTGCAGGCGGGCAACTCTGCCGAAATGGCGCTGCAGCCTCAGCCATTGGAGCGCTTCAGCGAACCCAAACCAGCTAAGGGCGATCTGCTGCTGAACAAGACCGGCTCGACCAACGGCTTTGGCGCCTACATCCTGCTGCTGCCGGCGCGTGACACCGGCCTGGTGATACTCGCCAACCGCAACTACCCCAATGCCGAGCGAGTACGCCTGGCGCTGCAACTGCTCGAAGCGATCGAGCCGTAA
- a CDS encoding tRNA-(ms[2]io[6]A)-hydroxylase, which translates to MMSNVQHVPSSGEEPVTILQEILEFLGGVATPEAWLEEALRQQEILLLDHRNLEYKAAQTALSLMGRYLTRTELTARMSRLAREELVHFEQVSKIIRGRGIEVRHVSASRYAAGLRALLRSGEVERLVDVLVVGAFIEARSCERFAALVPRLDAELAKFYAGLLESEGRHYRGYLKLAYLYGDAADVDARIEVVRAVEQELITSPDEQFRFHSGVPIESSREAAI; encoded by the coding sequence ATGATGTCAAATGTCCAGCATGTTCCGAGTAGTGGTGAGGAACCTGTAACGATCCTTCAGGAAATTCTCGAGTTTCTTGGCGGAGTCGCCACCCCCGAGGCCTGGCTGGAAGAGGCCCTGCGTCAGCAGGAGATCCTCCTGCTCGATCACCGCAACCTGGAATACAAGGCGGCACAGACCGCCCTGAGCCTGATGGGGCGCTACCTGACCAGGACCGAATTGACCGCGAGAATGTCGCGTTTGGCCCGTGAGGAACTGGTGCACTTCGAGCAGGTGAGCAAGATCATCCGCGGACGCGGCATCGAGGTGCGCCATGTTTCCGCGTCGCGTTATGCCGCGGGGTTGCGGGCGTTGCTGCGCAGTGGCGAAGTGGAGCGGCTGGTGGACGTGCTGGTGGTGGGAGCCTTTATCGAGGCGCGCTCCTGCGAGCGCTTCGCCGCGCTGGTGCCGCGTCTGGATGCAGAACTGGCCAAGTTCTACGCGGGATTGCTGGAGAGCGAAGGGCGCCACTACCGGGGCTATCTCAAGCTCGCCTACCTGTATGGCGATGCGGCCGACGTGGACGCACGTATCGAGGTGGTACGTGCAGTGGAGCAGGAACTGATCACCTCGCCGGATGAGCAGTTCCGTTTCCATAGTGGTGTGCCCATAGAAAGCAGCCGCGAAGCGGCCATCTGA
- the lpxH gene encoding UDP-2,3-diacylglucosamine diphosphatase yields MILLISDLHLEEKRPDITRAFLHFLASRARQAESLYILGDFFEVWIGDDGMTPFQHEIARALRELSDAGTRIHLMHGNRDFLIGKSFCREAGCTLLSDPHKVQMGGEPVLLMHGDSLCTLDVGYMKLRRWLRNPLSLLILRSLPLAIRQRLARKLRNESRAQTRMKASDIVDVTPEEVVRVMAEHGVRTLIHGHTHRPAVHELNVGGQAARRIVLGDWDRQGWALQVDEAGFNQAPFELTPA; encoded by the coding sequence ATGATCCTGCTGATCTCCGATCTGCATCTGGAAGAGAAACGCCCGGACATCACCCGGGCGTTTCTGCATTTTCTCGCCAGTCGTGCACGCCAGGCCGAGTCGCTTTACATCCTCGGCGACTTCTTCGAGGTCTGGATCGGCGATGACGGCATGACGCCTTTCCAGCATGAGATCGCCCGTGCCCTGCGCGAGCTGAGCGATGCCGGCACCCGCATCCATCTGATGCACGGCAATCGCGACTTCCTTATCGGCAAGTCGTTCTGCCGCGAGGCTGGCTGCACCCTGCTGAGCGACCCACACAAGGTACAGATGGGCGGCGAGCCGGTGCTGCTGATGCACGGCGACAGCCTGTGTACCCTCGATGTCGGCTACATGAAGCTGCGCCGCTGGTTGCGCAACCCGCTGTCGCTGCTGATTCTGCGCAGTCTGCCGCTCGCCATCCGGCAGAGACTGGCGCGCAAGCTGCGTAACGAAAGCCGCGCACAGACGCGGATGAAAGCCAGCGATATCGTCGATGTCACCCCGGAGGAAGTGGTCCGGGTGATGGCCGAGCATGGCGTGCGCACCTTGATCCACGGGCATACCCATCGCCCAGCGGTGCATGAGCTGAACGTGGGCGGCCAAGCGGCACGCCGTATCGTGCTGGGGGACTGGGATCGCCAGGGCTGGGCGCTGCAGGTCGATGAAGCAGGCTTCAATCAGGCGCCGTTCGAGTTGACGCCGGCCTGA
- a CDS encoding DUF1289 domain-containing protein produces the protein MSNQRIKTPCVGLCSTVYGDVVCRGCKRFHHEVINWNSYNDDEKRAVWTRLEVLLVQVMTAKLEVFDEQRLRGQLEQRQIRFVPQQSPYCWAYQLIARGARMINQLEAYGMVLLPEFRNWALPELRDAIDREFFLLSEAHYERYIAPKFLREGLELRV, from the coding sequence ATGTCCAATCAGCGCATCAAGACGCCCTGCGTGGGGCTGTGTTCGACCGTCTACGGCGATGTCGTGTGCCGCGGTTGCAAGCGCTTTCACCACGAGGTGATCAACTGGAACAGCTACAACGATGACGAGAAACGCGCCGTCTGGACGCGCCTGGAAGTGCTGTTGGTGCAGGTGATGACGGCCAAGCTCGAGGTATTCGACGAACAGCGCCTGCGCGGTCAGCTGGAGCAGCGACAGATCCGCTTCGTGCCGCAGCAGTCACCTTATTGCTGGGCCTACCAGTTGATCGCGCGGGGCGCCCGCATGATCAACCAGCTGGAGGCCTACGGCATGGTGTTGCTGCCGGAGTTCCGCAACTGGGCGCTACCCGAGCTGCGCGATGCCATCGACAGAGAGTTCTTCCTGCTCTCCGAGGCACACTACGAGCGCTATATCGCGCCGAAGTTTCTGCGGGAAGGCCTGGAGCTACGGGTCTAG
- a CDS encoding universal stress protein → MQAIRSILVVMEPQHPEGLALKRAKLIAGVTQSHLHLLVCDKKGDHSAWLNDLSSSLAEEGFSASNQQAWHDNPHQTIISVQQAEGCGLVIKQHLPDNPLKKAILTPEDWKLLRYCPGPVLMVKTDRPWTGGNILAAVDVGNADGEHRTLHAGIISHGYDIAGLAKGTLHVTTAHPTPMLSAADPTFQLKETIEARYREQCRSFQAEYDISDERLHVLEGPADVVIPQVARQLDAAVTVIGTVARTGLSGALIGNTAEIVLDALESDVLVLKPDEIIAHLEELVAQR, encoded by the coding sequence ATGCAAGCGATCCGTAGCATTCTGGTGGTGATGGAACCCCAGCACCCCGAAGGCCTCGCTCTGAAGCGGGCAAAACTGATAGCTGGAGTCACCCAGTCGCATCTGCACCTGCTGGTGTGTGACAAGAAAGGCGATCACAGCGCCTGGCTCAACGATCTCAGCAGCAGCCTTGCTGAAGAAGGCTTCAGCGCTTCCAACCAGCAGGCCTGGCACGACAATCCGCACCAGACCATCATCAGCGTACAGCAGGCCGAGGGCTGTGGCCTGGTGATCAAGCAGCACCTGCCGGACAACCCGCTGAAGAAGGCCATCCTCACCCCCGAGGACTGGAAGTTGCTGCGCTACTGCCCGGGGCCCGTGCTGATGGTCAAGACCGATCGTCCGTGGACCGGTGGCAATATCCTCGCCGCCGTGGACGTGGGTAACGCCGACGGCGAACACCGCACCCTGCACGCCGGCATCATCAGCCACGGCTACGATATCGCGGGCCTGGCCAAGGGCACGCTGCACGTGACCACCGCACATCCGACGCCGATGCTGTCGGCAGCCGACCCGACCTTCCAGCTCAAGGAAACCATCGAGGCGCGCTACCGTGAGCAGTGCCGCAGCTTCCAGGCCGAATACGACATCAGCGACGAGCGTCTGCATGTGCTCGAAGGCCCTGCCGACGTGGTGATTCCGCAAGTGGCCCGCCAACTCGATGCCGCCGTCACGGTAATCGGCACCGTTGCCCGCACCGGGCTCTCCGGCGCGCTGATCGGCAATACCGCCGAGATCGTACTCGACGCACTGGAAAGTGACGTGCTGGTGCTCAAGCCTGACGAGATCATCGCCCACCTCGAAGAGCTGGTGGCGCAACGCTGA
- a CDS encoding glutamine--tRNA ligase/YqeY domain fusion protein: protein MSKPTVEKAANFLRPIVQADLDSGKHAKIVTRFPPEPNGYLHIGHAKSICLNFGLAEEFGGECNLRFDDTNPAKEDQEYIDAIKADVQWLGFQWAGEERYASNYFDQLHAWAIELIKAGKAFVCDLNAEEMREYRGSLTEPGKNSPFRDRSVEENLDLFARMKAGEFPDGARSLRAKIDMASPNINLRDPILYRIRHAHHHQTGDKWCIYPSYDFTHGQSDAIEGITHSICTLEFEDHRPLYEWFLENLPVPAQPRQYEFARLNLNYTITSKRKLKQLVDEGHVKGWDDPRMSTLSGYRRRGYTPASIRTFCDMIGVNRAGGLVDIGMLEFAIRDDLDANASRAMCVLKPLKVVITNYPEGKVENLELPRHPKQDMGVRVLPFSREIYIDASDFEETPPDGFKRLIPGGEVRLRGSYVIRADEAIKDAAGNIIELRCSYDENTLGKNPEGRKVKGVIHWVPAAGSVECEVRLYDRLFKSANPEKAEEGGSFLDNINPDSLVVLTGCRAEPSLAKATAEDRFQFEREGYFCLDKDSTADALVFNRTVTLRDSWGQ, encoded by the coding sequence ATGAGCAAGCCTACCGTCGAAAAAGCTGCCAATTTCCTGCGCCCCATCGTCCAGGCCGATCTGGACAGCGGCAAGCACGCCAAGATCGTGACCCGCTTTCCGCCGGAGCCCAACGGTTACCTGCACATCGGCCATGCCAAGAGCATCTGCCTGAACTTCGGCCTGGCCGAAGAGTTCGGTGGCGAGTGCAACCTGCGTTTCGACGACACCAACCCGGCCAAGGAAGATCAGGAGTACATCGACGCGATCAAGGCCGATGTCCAGTGGCTGGGCTTCCAGTGGGCGGGCGAGGAGCGCTACGCCTCCAACTATTTCGACCAGTTGCACGCCTGGGCCATCGAGCTGATCAAGGCGGGCAAGGCCTTCGTCTGCGATCTGAATGCCGAAGAGATGCGCGAGTACCGTGGCAGCCTGACCGAGCCTGGCAAGAACAGCCCGTTCCGTGATCGCAGCGTCGAGGAAAACCTCGACCTGTTCGCCCGCATGAAGGCCGGCGAATTCCCGGATGGCGCCCGTTCGCTGCGCGCCAAGATCGACATGGCCTCGCCGAACATTAACCTGCGTGACCCGATCCTCTATCGCATCCGCCATGCCCATCACCACCAGACCGGCGACAAGTGGTGCATCTACCCGAGCTACGACTTCACCCACGGTCAGTCGGACGCCATCGAGGGTATTACCCATTCCATCTGCACCCTGGAGTTCGAGGATCACCGCCCGCTGTACGAGTGGTTCCTGGAGAACCTGCCGGTGCCGGCGCAGCCGCGCCAGTACGAATTCGCCCGCCTGAACCTGAACTACACCATCACCAGCAAGCGCAAGCTCAAGCAACTGGTGGACGAAGGTCACGTCAAGGGTTGGGACGATCCGCGCATGTCGACGCTGTCCGGCTACCGTCGCCGCGGCTACACGCCGGCATCAATCCGCACCTTCTGCGACATGATCGGTGTCAACCGCGCTGGTGGTCTGGTCGACATCGGCATGCTGGAGTTCGCCATCCGTGACGACCTAGACGCCAACGCCTCGCGCGCCATGTGCGTGCTCAAGCCGTTGAAAGTGGTGATCACCAACTACCCGGAAGGCAAGGTCGAGAACCTCGAACTGCCGCGCCATCCCAAACAGGACATGGGCGTGCGCGTGCTGCCGTTCTCCCGCGAGATCTACATCGACGCCAGCGACTTCGAGGAAACCCCGCCGGACGGCTTCAAGCGCCTGATCCCCGGTGGCGAAGTGCGTCTGCGCGGCAGCTACGTGATCCGTGCTGACGAAGCGATCAAGGACGCCGCCGGAAATATCATCGAACTGCGCTGCTCCTACGACGAAAACACCCTCGGCAAGAACCCGGAGGGCCGCAAGGTCAAGGGCGTGATCCACTGGGTGCCGGCCGCAGGCAGCGTCGAGTGTGAAGTGCGTCTGTACGACCGTCTGTTCAAGTCCGCCAACCCGGAGAAGGCCGAGGAGGGCGGCAGCTTCCTCGACAACATTAACCCGGATTCGCTGGTGGTGCTCACCGGCTGCCGCGCCGAACCGTCGCTGGCCAAGGCCACCGCTGAGGACCGTTTCCAGTTCGAGCGCGAAGGCTACTTCTGCCTGGACAAGGATTCGACCGCCGATGCGCTGGTGTTCAACCGCACCGTGACGCTGCGCGATTCCTGGGGGCAGTAA